One Sphingopyxis macrogoltabida genomic region harbors:
- a CDS encoding efflux RND transporter periplasmic adaptor subunit, producing the protein MKRNILIAVAVVLLATAAIWAFWPNDSEDHSEDEHSEVADAPEGIVPISDQQIEASSIDIETVEAGSATELVFPATVAAAPNASARIDARASGVVRSVNKTLGDYVRKGETIASIESADAAALASQVAAARARVGELSALYDRERRLFEANVTARQDLEAAQANLQVARAELSRAQAAAAAAGVGGNGRSLAVTSPISGQVTSAQIVLGAYVSAGDELFQVVNASGLQVQVALPANDAARISPGDEATLELGQGREIGGRVRSVTPALDPESRSATAIIALRGGVPELRPGAFLQARIRPSDEADVAAISVPEEAVQMVEGRQVVFVRMASGFQAMPVTTGARSAGRIQIRSGLREGQRIATRNAFLLKAELGKEEAEHGH; encoded by the coding sequence ATGAAACGTAACATTCTCATAGCCGTCGCGGTCGTTCTTCTCGCGACTGCCGCCATTTGGGCCTTCTGGCCTAATGATTCCGAGGACCATTCCGAAGACGAGCACAGCGAGGTTGCCGATGCCCCAGAAGGGATCGTGCCGATCAGCGACCAGCAGATCGAAGCCTCGTCGATCGATATCGAGACGGTCGAGGCAGGCTCCGCCACCGAGTTGGTGTTCCCGGCGACCGTTGCCGCCGCTCCGAACGCGAGCGCGCGGATCGACGCGCGTGCATCCGGAGTTGTTCGCAGCGTCAACAAGACGCTTGGCGACTATGTCCGTAAGGGCGAGACGATCGCGAGTATCGAGAGTGCCGATGCCGCCGCTCTTGCATCGCAAGTCGCGGCAGCACGAGCGCGCGTGGGTGAATTGTCAGCGCTCTATGACCGTGAGCGCCGGCTGTTCGAAGCGAATGTGACGGCGCGGCAGGATCTCGAAGCTGCGCAGGCCAACCTCCAGGTCGCGCGAGCAGAATTGTCGCGGGCGCAGGCGGCTGCCGCCGCCGCAGGCGTTGGTGGCAACGGACGCTCGCTTGCCGTGACCAGTCCGATTTCCGGCCAGGTCACAAGCGCCCAAATCGTGCTCGGAGCCTATGTCTCTGCTGGCGATGAGCTGTTTCAGGTCGTCAATGCCAGTGGGTTGCAGGTGCAAGTGGCGCTACCCGCCAATGATGCGGCAAGGATCAGTCCTGGCGATGAGGCCACGCTCGAATTGGGGCAGGGCCGCGAGATCGGAGGGCGCGTGCGTTCGGTAACACCCGCACTCGATCCGGAGAGCCGCAGCGCTACCGCTATCATTGCGCTGCGGGGAGGGGTGCCGGAACTGCGTCCGGGCGCGTTCTTGCAAGCCCGGATCCGACCGTCGGATGAGGCCGATGTTGCCGCGATTTCCGTTCCGGAAGAGGCTGTGCAGATGGTCGAAGGCCGCCAGGTCGTCTTCGTTCGCATGGCAAGCGGATTCCAGGCAATGCCGGTGACGACCGGGGCAAGGTCAGCGGGGCGTATCCAGATAAGGTCGGGCCTGCGAGAGGGTCAGAGGATCGCCACTCGGAACGCATTCCTCTTGAAGGCCGAACTCGGAAAGGAGGAAGCCGAGCATGGCCATTGA
- a CDS encoding TolC family protein, translating into MAASIGSQTWAQNTITLDEALERAGVGTGAEDAASVNPRVYGPLAEEEAARAAITQARLRPNPELSFEAENVAGTGAFSGLQSSEYTLGFAQQIELGGKRRARIGSAEASARIAGVRRDMSTAELALAVRERYIAAVAAGQRVELAREIVERNRELARIATVLVEVGREPPLRAMRAQASLAEAEAQLQAAEADEIASSQALTALWVPTEEPWRVASSFPDISPPVAPNDASDPLPLRLAGARTELAQAEIARERSLRVPDPSVMAGVRRFEGSNDQAFIVGVTIPLPFGNRNQGNIAAAEAQARAAQAQEAIVEADYRLEFERTLTLYRSAETRVETLSRASLPQAEEALRLVEIGYRNGRFPLIEVLAAAEARDAIRENLIQAEETRGVLAARLIWLTAE; encoded by the coding sequence ATGGCCGCGTCCATCGGCTCGCAAACATGGGCACAAAACACGATTACGCTCGACGAAGCGCTTGAACGCGCTGGCGTTGGTACAGGCGCGGAAGACGCAGCCTCTGTCAATCCGAGGGTCTACGGGCCTTTAGCGGAGGAAGAAGCAGCGCGCGCAGCCATCACGCAGGCGCGGCTGCGACCCAATCCGGAGCTGAGCTTCGAGGCGGAGAATGTCGCGGGAACCGGAGCGTTTTCCGGTCTCCAGTCCAGCGAGTATACGCTGGGCTTCGCACAGCAGATCGAGCTTGGCGGGAAGCGCCGCGCGCGCATCGGAAGCGCGGAAGCATCGGCGAGGATTGCTGGGGTTCGCCGGGATATGTCGACCGCTGAACTCGCGCTGGCCGTGAGAGAGCGCTACATTGCGGCAGTCGCCGCTGGACAACGCGTCGAACTCGCGCGTGAAATCGTCGAGCGCAATCGCGAACTTGCGCGTATCGCAACCGTGCTGGTCGAGGTCGGGCGAGAGCCTCCTTTACGGGCCATGCGAGCCCAGGCATCGCTTGCCGAAGCGGAAGCGCAATTGCAGGCTGCCGAAGCTGACGAGATTGCTTCGAGCCAGGCCCTCACTGCGCTGTGGGTGCCCACAGAAGAACCCTGGCGTGTCGCGTCTTCTTTCCCTGACATTAGCCCACCCGTCGCTCCGAATGATGCATCTGATCCGCTGCCGTTGCGGTTGGCCGGTGCTCGCACCGAACTCGCGCAGGCTGAGATCGCTCGCGAACGATCGCTTCGTGTGCCGGACCCGAGTGTCATGGCAGGAGTGCGGCGCTTCGAAGGCAGCAACGACCAGGCCTTTATTGTCGGCGTTACGATCCCGCTTCCTTTCGGCAACCGCAATCAAGGCAATATCGCTGCCGCCGAAGCGCAGGCGCGTGCTGCGCAGGCACAGGAAGCGATTGTCGAAGCCGATTATCGACTGGAATTCGAGCGCACCCTGACGCTTTATCGTTCTGCCGAGACAAGGGTTGAAACCTTGTCACGCGCGAGCCTTCCGCAAGCCGAGGAAGCGCTTCGACTGGTCGAGATTGGATACCGCAATGGGCGGTTTCCACTGATCGAAGTTCTGGCCGCCGCCGAAGCGCGGGATGCCATCCGTGAAAACTTGATACAGGCAGAAGAGACGCGAGGCGTACTTGCCGCCCGCCTCATCTGGCTCACTGCAGAGTGA
- a CDS encoding DUF3703 domain-containing protein, producing the protein MTIMAKEQILSLIEIERAAFEKAKQVGNCDAAWRALEREHILGQAFFWQHIRSHIAMLRFALTQGEIGEALGQFVRLVLAPLGNITGRLPWGNTGRSNVNAFTPMPYPDDLAEIFSLPDQVHRR; encoded by the coding sequence ATGACCATCATGGCAAAGGAACAGATCCTCTCGTTGATCGAAATCGAAAGAGCCGCTTTCGAAAAGGCAAAACAGGTAGGCAATTGTGACGCGGCGTGGAGGGCACTTGAGCGCGAGCACATCCTCGGTCAGGCATTTTTCTGGCAGCATATCCGATCGCATATTGCGATGCTCAGGTTTGCTCTCACACAAGGGGAGATCGGCGAAGCTCTCGGACAGTTCGTGCGACTGGTTCTGGCGCCGCTCGGCAATATTACGGGCAGGCTGCCTTGGGGTAACACGGGACGGTCCAACGTTAATGCCTTCACGCCGATGCCGTACCCGGATGACCTTGCAGAAATATTCTCGCTACCTGACCAGGTCCATAGGCGATAA
- a CDS encoding cation transporter encodes MFDGLSPAYKRALIIVIAINATMFVIEMWAGMASGSQALKADALDFAGDAATYGLSLAVIGASIRTRAMASLIKSGSLALIAITVLGMTALRFAEGVPPEAQTMSLVALLALGANVASVIILLKWRDGDSNVRSVWLCSRNDAIGNVAVIVAGLLVAATASALPDLLVAIMLAGLFLRSSIAIARQAMSELRSERLHLERGESR; translated from the coding sequence GCGGGCCTTGATCATAGTGATCGCGATCAATGCGACCATGTTCGTTATCGAGATGTGGGCCGGTATGGCCTCCGGCTCGCAAGCTCTGAAAGCCGATGCCCTCGACTTCGCTGGGGACGCCGCGACTTATGGCCTTAGCCTGGCTGTGATCGGCGCATCCATTCGAACCAGAGCTATGGCCTCCTTGATCAAAAGCGGCTCGCTCGCGCTTATCGCCATCACAGTTCTTGGAATGACAGCGTTGCGGTTTGCAGAAGGCGTGCCGCCCGAAGCGCAGACCATGAGCTTGGTCGCACTGCTCGCGCTCGGCGCGAATGTTGCAAGCGTCATCATCCTGCTCAAATGGCGCGACGGCGACAGCAATGTCCGCTCGGTCTGGCTGTGTTCGCGTAATGACGCGATTGGCAATGTCGCCGTGATCGTCGCGGGCCTTCTTGTCGCCGCGACCGCGAGTGCATTGCCGGATTTGCTCGTGGCAATCATGCTGGCAGGCTTGTTCCTCCGGTCGTCCATCGCCATCGCGCGGCAGGCGATGTCTGAGCTTAGGTCTGAGCGCCTTCATTTAGAAAGAGGGGAAAGCCGATGA